Proteins encoded in a region of the Flavobacterium sp. MDT1-60 genome:
- a CDS encoding DUF1972 domain-containing protein — protein MKIAIIGTRGIPNHYGGFEQCAEYLAFGLVKRGFEVIVYNSHNHPYQEKVWNGVQIVHCYDPEHKLGTAGQFIYDLNCILDVRKRNCDIVLQLGYTSSSIWGWLMPKKAVVTTNMDGLEWKRTKYSEKVKKFLRYAESLGVKYSDHLISDSIGIQNYLQETYKADSTYIAYGATLFEKNNAEVLVNYNLEAYNFDMLIARLEPENSIEIILDGVAKANLSRPFLVVGNHETAYGNYLKNKFSVSSQIQFIGGIYNIEVLNNLRYYSNIYFHGHTVGGTNPSLLEAMASNSLICANGNDFNQYILGNDAIYFKDANDVVNHLLHAKCTDDSFQSMLIENKRKIENIYDWEIIVEQYSKHFKDIFKMNIN, from the coding sequence ATGAAAATAGCAATAATAGGAACAAGGGGAATTCCGAATCATTATGGTGGTTTTGAACAATGTGCCGAGTATCTCGCTTTCGGATTAGTAAAAAGAGGATTTGAAGTTATTGTTTATAATTCACATAACCATCCTTATCAGGAAAAGGTGTGGAATGGCGTGCAAATAGTACATTGTTATGATCCGGAACATAAATTAGGAACTGCAGGTCAGTTTATTTATGATTTGAATTGTATTTTAGATGTTAGGAAACGTAATTGCGATATTGTATTGCAATTAGGATATACCAGTAGTTCTATCTGGGGTTGGTTAATGCCTAAAAAAGCTGTAGTAACTACGAATATGGATGGCTTGGAATGGAAAAGAACGAAGTATTCTGAAAAAGTAAAAAAGTTTTTGAGATATGCGGAATCATTAGGGGTAAAATACAGTGATCATTTAATTTCAGATTCTATCGGCATTCAAAATTATTTACAGGAAACTTATAAAGCAGACTCTACGTACATCGCTTACGGTGCAACTCTTTTTGAAAAGAATAATGCAGAGGTTCTTGTTAATTATAATTTAGAAGCATATAATTTCGACATGTTGATTGCCAGATTAGAACCTGAAAACAGTATAGAAATTATTTTGGATGGCGTTGCCAAAGCAAATCTTTCTCGTCCTTTTTTGGTAGTTGGTAATCACGAAACGGCATATGGTAATTATTTGAAAAATAAATTTTCTGTCTCTTCCCAAATTCAGTTTATAGGCGGAATTTATAATATTGAAGTATTAAATAATTTACGCTATTATTCTAATATCTATTTTCACGGTCATACCGTTGGAGGAACTAATCCTTCTTTGTTAGAAGCAATGGCATCAAACAGTTTAATCTGTGCAAATGGTAATGACTTCAATCAATACATTTTAGGTAATGATGCGATTTATTTTAAAGACGCAAATGATGTCGTAAATCATTTGTTACATGCAAAATGTACTGATGATAGTTTCCAATCAATGTTAATTGAAAACAAAAGAAAAATAGAAAACATATACGATTGGGAAATTATTGTAGAGCAATATTCGAAGCATTTTAAAGATATCTTTAAAATGAATATCAATTAA
- a CDS encoding tyrosine-protein phosphatase — translation MLSFLKSKPYLKDLLTGNYVDIHSHLLPGIDDGAKTIADTIKLANSFQEIGVSQFITTPHISHYIWNNSPEGIIAKHEETKLLLEEENIKIPFQAAAEYFMDDWFETHFQNEKLLTLKDNYVLVEMSYMNAPVQLYKILFDLQVAGYIPVLAHPERYLFYHKNFNEYNKLKKAGCMFQLNLLAVVGYYGSEITKVAEELLKKGMYDFVGTDVHHNNHIASFNQKIKIDNNNVTALNEIIANNQFFKF, via the coding sequence ATGTTATCATTCTTAAAATCAAAACCGTACTTAAAAGATCTTCTTACTGGAAATTATGTTGATATTCATTCACATTTATTACCAGGTATTGATGATGGTGCCAAAACAATAGCAGATACTATTAAGCTTGCCAATTCTTTTCAGGAAATTGGTGTATCTCAATTTATCACAACGCCCCATATTAGCCACTACATTTGGAATAACTCCCCAGAAGGTATTATTGCCAAACATGAAGAAACAAAACTTTTATTAGAAGAAGAAAATATTAAAATTCCATTTCAGGCTGCCGCAGAATATTTCATGGATGATTGGTTTGAAACCCATTTTCAAAATGAAAAACTATTGACCTTAAAAGATAATTACGTCTTGGTTGAAATGTCGTATATGAATGCTCCTGTTCAATTGTATAAAATCCTTTTCGATTTGCAGGTTGCAGGATATATTCCAGTATTAGCACATCCGGAAAGATATTTATTTTATCATAAAAACTTTAATGAATATAATAAACTAAAAAAAGCCGGATGTATGTTTCAATTAAACTTATTGGCAGTCGTTGGCTATTACGGAAGCGAAATTACTAAAGTAGCTGAAGAGCTTCTAAAAAAAGGAATGTATGATTTTGTTGGTACTGATGTGCATCATAACAACCACATCGCATCATTTAATCAAAAAATAAAAATTGATAATAATAACGTTACTGCCTTAAACGAAATTATTGCAAATAATCAATTTTTCAAATTCTAA
- a CDS encoding DUF5009 domain-containing protein, whose protein sequence is MRIKENLYNKRIISIDALRGITIFVMIFVNELASVKNVPQWMKHMPADADAMTFVDVVFPSFLFIVGMSIPFAFNARLLKGDTTRTIWTHTLKRAMALIIIGVFMVNAEYGYDASKMLIAPAFWGLLAYAMPIPIWNKYPKDFPLWLKNTLQYGGILVLIALYFLYVQDTGEIGMTPKWWGILGLIGWAYLFTVVYYWLVSGKLWAMIAFLLICITANSMNSIEGSMIQQSSMFSFIAGHLTHAAVVTAGAIISLLFFDRNVAPKINWSVIGFAVFFFAVGYFLRPYFGISKIKGTPSWTMFSAGICTVLFYFLYWLMEIKKQTKWSDFFMPAAANPLLIYILPGVIYYFNLAFKIEIIPEYFREGIPGIIWSLIFSTVMLFVMKICNKHKIQLHL, encoded by the coding sequence ATGAGAATTAAGGAGAACTTGTATAATAAAAGAATTATTTCAATTGACGCTTTACGAGGAATTACCATTTTTGTAATGATTTTTGTGAATGAACTTGCCAGCGTCAAAAATGTACCACAATGGATGAAGCACATGCCGGCAGATGCAGATGCCATGACTTTTGTCGATGTTGTTTTTCCATCTTTCTTATTTATTGTCGGAATGTCTATTCCGTTTGCGTTTAATGCAAGATTGCTTAAAGGCGATACTACCAGAACGATTTGGACTCATACTTTAAAACGAGCAATGGCATTAATTATTATTGGTGTTTTTATGGTAAATGCCGAGTATGGTTACGATGCTTCAAAAATGTTAATTGCACCTGCTTTTTGGGGACTTTTAGCTTATGCAATGCCAATTCCGATCTGGAATAAATATCCTAAAGATTTTCCGCTTTGGTTAAAAAACACATTGCAATATGGCGGAATATTAGTTTTAATAGCTCTTTATTTTTTATATGTTCAGGATACTGGAGAAATCGGAATGACACCTAAATGGTGGGGAATTCTCGGTTTAATTGGTTGGGCATATCTTTTTACAGTAGTTTATTATTGGCTGGTTTCCGGAAAATTGTGGGCAATGATTGCTTTTTTATTAATTTGTATAACAGCAAATTCTATGAATTCAATTGAGGGTTCTATGATACAGCAATCTTCTATGTTTAGTTTTATAGCCGGACATTTAACTCATGCAGCTGTAGTAACCGCTGGCGCAATTATTTCGTTATTATTTTTCGATCGAAATGTAGCACCTAAAATCAATTGGTCTGTAATTGGTTTTGCTGTTTTCTTTTTTGCTGTAGGTTATTTTCTTCGTCCTTATTTTGGAATTTCAAAAATAAAAGGAACTCCTTCGTGGACGATGTTTTCTGCTGGAATTTGTACTGTGTTGTTTTACTTTTTGTATTGGTTAATGGAAATCAAAAAACAAACAAAGTGGAGTGATTTTTTTATGCCTGCAGCTGCAAATCCATTATTGATTTATATTTTACCAGGCGTAATTTATTATTTCAATTTAGCTTTTAAAATAGAAATTATACCTGAATATTTCAGAGAAGGAATTCCAGGGATAATCTGGAGTTTGATTTTTTCAACGGTTATGCTATTTGTTATGAAAATCTGCAATAAACATAAAATACAATTACACCTGTAG
- a CDS encoding polysaccharide biosynthesis/export family protein has product MKSKTSFIKISSIVLLLFLFFSCGSKQDVVYYQNIDSMTAQQNSNSYEIKIQPDDLLMIIVSADDPEVALPFNLRTYSTSTNNRLDVAQGQQTVQLYLVDQSGNIEFPILGKLKIGGLTRTEALQLLQTKISVYIKNPIVNLRIMNFKISLQGEVNLPGTYPIASERVTLVEALSMAKDLTIYGKRDNILVIREINGVKSYNRVDITKSDFINSPFYYLAQNDVVYVEPNKTRINSSAVGPNTSVIISAISILVSLSVLIFK; this is encoded by the coding sequence ATGAAATCTAAAACTTCCTTTATAAAAATAAGTTCAATTGTATTGCTTTTATTTTTATTCTTTTCTTGTGGATCAAAACAAGATGTGGTGTATTATCAAAATATTGATAGCATGACTGCACAGCAAAATAGTAATTCATACGAAATTAAAATTCAACCAGATGATTTGCTGATGATTATAGTTTCAGCTGATGATCCTGAAGTAGCACTTCCCTTTAATTTAAGAACCTATAGCACTTCAACAAATAACAGACTAGATGTTGCCCAAGGTCAGCAAACGGTTCAATTGTATTTAGTAGATCAGAGCGGAAATATAGAGTTTCCCATTCTGGGAAAATTAAAGATTGGAGGTTTGACACGAACTGAAGCACTTCAGTTGCTTCAAACAAAAATAAGTGTTTATATAAAAAATCCAATTGTCAATCTTCGTATTATGAATTTTAAAATTTCGTTGCAAGGTGAAGTAAATTTACCAGGAACCTATCCTATTGCTTCAGAAAGAGTTACTTTGGTTGAAGCATTAAGTATGGCAAAGGATTTAACTATATATGGTAAACGTGATAACATTTTAGTGATTAGAGAGATTAATGGGGTTAAATCCTATAATCGAGTGGATATTACCAAATCAGATTTCATTAATTCACCCTTTTATTATCTTGCTCAAAATGATGTAGTATATGTTGAGCCTAATAAAACAAGAATAAATTCGTCTGCAGTTGGTCCAAATACTTCTGTAATTATATCAGCGATCTCTATTTTGGTATCGCTTTCTGTCCTAATCTTTAAATAA
- a CDS encoding tyrosine-protein kinase produces the protein MQKQNFYNDVIDDEIEDVNLREQLEKYLVQWRWFLVSVTIGLILAFLYLRYTTPSYEATTTILVKDEKKGGMLSELSAFADLGMGGSMKSNVDNEIEILKSRTLVESTIKELDLNIGLFVEGKVVDRDVYAETPIHVYFYNKNNLFDEAKFVLNCELLNSNSFRLEEENQGNAKDDFILASKNEFKYGEKVATRVGTLVITKTSFYGKNHTGRFKSVRIVINPLDVVTEGFRKGLKVEPVSKTSSVVNISISDPVSKKAENFLDTMIEIYNENAAEDKNYISENTSKFIASRLALIAQELDGVEQDVESFKKANKLTDIESEAKLFIEGSSEYDKKGVETEIQMSVVSSMLDFMKKSTNSDLLPSNLITSDNGDASGLISSYNQLVLDRNRILKSATVENPSVVKLDQQISSLKSNVAASLRRMQANLQIQNRDIKSQEGILNSKIGKIPVQERQFRVIARQQKVKEELYLYLLQKREETAISLAATEPNARVIDAAKAEKAPISPKKKIIYLAGMLLGLLVPFGIIYADDLLDTKIKSKLDLEGKTQIPFIGDVPTSDDIAELIKSESRTSSAEAIRIVRTNLEFMLNKVPEGLAKTVFVTSTFPSEGKTFISVNLAATFALSGRRVLLIGADIRNPKFGEYIDVPSLGLTNYLSSNDKNVQDYIIKHKGYENFFILPSGVIPPNPAELLMSKRVDQLFEELKKEYDYIIVDTAPVSLVTDTLLIAKNADTFVYVMRANVLEKRMLSIANTFYKEKKLPNMCIVLNDTDSTKGYGYGYGYGVREEKKAWYKKLFLRK, from the coding sequence ATGCAAAAGCAAAATTTTTATAATGATGTTATAGATGATGAAATCGAAGACGTTAACCTTAGAGAGCAATTAGAGAAGTATTTAGTGCAATGGCGCTGGTTTTTAGTAAGCGTAACTATAGGTTTAATTCTCGCATTTCTATATTTACGCTATACAACTCCAAGTTACGAAGCCACAACTACGATCTTAGTAAAAGATGAGAAAAAAGGAGGAATGTTGTCTGAGTTATCTGCTTTTGCCGATTTAGGCATGGGCGGAAGCATGAAAAGTAATGTTGATAATGAAATTGAAATTTTAAAATCGAGAACATTAGTTGAAAGTACAATTAAGGAATTGGATCTTAATATTGGTTTATTTGTTGAAGGAAAGGTTGTCGATAGAGATGTTTATGCGGAAACTCCAATTCATGTTTATTTTTACAATAAAAATAATTTATTTGATGAAGCTAAGTTTGTTTTAAATTGTGAACTTTTGAATTCGAATTCTTTCCGTTTAGAAGAAGAAAATCAAGGAAATGCAAAAGATGATTTTATTTTAGCATCTAAAAATGAATTTAAATATGGTGAAAAAGTAGCGACTAGAGTTGGAACTCTCGTAATTACCAAAACTTCATTTTATGGAAAAAATCATACAGGACGTTTCAAATCGGTTAGGATTGTAATAAACCCATTAGATGTTGTAACAGAGGGATTTAGAAAAGGATTAAAAGTTGAACCAGTAAGCAAAACTAGTAGTGTCGTTAATATTTCAATCTCTGATCCTGTATCTAAAAAAGCAGAGAATTTTTTAGATACTATGATTGAAATTTATAATGAAAATGCAGCTGAAGATAAAAATTATATTTCAGAAAACACTTCTAAATTTATTGCAAGCCGATTAGCTTTAATTGCTCAGGAATTGGATGGTGTAGAACAGGATGTAGAAAGTTTCAAGAAAGCAAATAAATTAACGGATATCGAATCTGAGGCAAAACTTTTTATTGAAGGTTCTAGTGAGTATGATAAAAAAGGAGTAGAAACTGAAATTCAAATGAGTGTTGTTTCTTCGATGTTGGATTTTATGAAAAAGAGTACTAACTCCGATTTGTTACCATCTAACCTAATTACTAGTGATAATGGCGATGCATCAGGATTAATTAGTTCATACAATCAGTTAGTTTTAGATCGAAATAGAATTTTGAAATCGGCTACAGTGGAGAATCCTTCAGTAGTGAAACTAGATCAACAGATTTCATCTTTAAAATCTAATGTTGCTGCCAGTTTAAGACGTATGCAGGCTAATTTGCAAATTCAAAATCGTGACATAAAAAGCCAGGAAGGAATTTTAAATAGCAAAATTGGTAAGATTCCGGTTCAGGAACGTCAATTTAGAGTAATCGCTAGACAGCAAAAAGTAAAGGAAGAACTATATTTGTATTTGCTTCAAAAACGTGAAGAAACTGCTATTTCATTAGCAGCAACAGAACCAAATGCACGTGTGATAGATGCTGCTAAAGCTGAAAAAGCGCCAATTAGTCCCAAAAAAAAAATAATTTATTTGGCAGGAATGTTACTTGGTTTACTAGTTCCTTTCGGAATCATTTATGCGGATGATTTATTAGATACAAAAATCAAGAGTAAGCTAGATTTAGAAGGTAAAACACAAATCCCATTTATTGGAGATGTGCCAACTTCTGATGATATTGCTGAGTTAATAAAATCGGAAAGCAGAACTAGTTCTGCCGAGGCTATACGTATTGTGAGAACCAATCTGGAGTTTATGTTAAATAAAGTCCCTGAAGGACTTGCAAAGACAGTATTTGTTACTTCTACTTTTCCATCAGAAGGTAAAACATTTATATCTGTTAATCTTGCGGCTACTTTTGCTTTATCAGGAAGACGTGTATTATTAATTGGTGCGGATATTAGAAACCCAAAATTTGGTGAATATATTGATGTTCCTAGTTTAGGGTTAACGAATTATTTATCTTCAAATGATAAAAATGTTCAGGATTATATCATTAAACATAAAGGATATGAGAATTTCTTTATTTTGCCATCAGGTGTAATTCCACCAAATCCGGCTGAGTTATTAATGAGTAAAAGGGTGGATCAGCTTTTTGAAGAACTTAAAAAAGAGTATGACTACATTATTGTAGATACAGCTCCTGTAAGTTTGGTTACTGATACCTTATTAATAGCCAAAAATGCAGATACCTTTGTTTATGTAATGCGTGCAAATGTATTAGAAAAGCGTATGCTCTCAATTGCAAATACTTTTTATAAAGAAAAGAAATTACCAAATATGTGTATCGTTCTTAATGATACCGATTCGACAAAAGGTTATGGCTATGGTTATGGTTATGGTGTGAGAGAAGAGAAAAAAGCGTGGTACAAAAAGTTATTTCTTAGAAAATAA
- a CDS encoding dihydrolipoamide acetyltransferase family protein, which produces MARFELKLPKMGESVAEATITNWLKEVGDKIEADEAVLEIATDKVDSEVPSEVSGILVEQLFGKDDLVQVGQTIAIIETEGDAPAVKAVEEAAFAAEVTEIENTIEAVKETMSIPQDFTTSDKFFSPLVKNIAKEEGISIAELEGMQGSGKDGRVTKEDILKYIEDRKSGVVTPKVTEPAKTVEPVKAAESVVQKSQQAVPVSVNGGDEIIEMDRMRKLISGYMVASVQTSAHVQSFIEVDVTNIVKWRDKVKTAFEKREGEKLTFTPIMMEAVAKALKDFPGMNISVDGDYIIKKKNINLGMAAALPNGNLIVPVIKNADQLNLVGMAKAVNDLGNRAKTGKLKPDDTQGGTYTVTNVGTFGSVFGTPIINQPQVGILALGAIRKVPAVIETPEGDFIGIRQKMFLSHSYDHRVVDGALGGSFVKRVAEYLEAFDVDRDF; this is translated from the coding sequence ATGGCAAGATTTGAATTAAAGCTTCCTAAAATGGGAGAGAGTGTCGCTGAAGCAACTATTACCAACTGGTTGAAAGAAGTAGGAGACAAAATTGAAGCTGATGAAGCGGTACTTGAAATTGCAACTGATAAAGTTGATAGTGAGGTACCAAGCGAAGTATCAGGAATCTTAGTTGAACAATTATTTGGTAAAGATGATTTGGTTCAGGTAGGGCAAACCATTGCGATTATTGAAACTGAAGGTGATGCCCCGGCAGTAAAAGCAGTTGAAGAAGCAGCATTTGCTGCAGAAGTGACTGAAATTGAGAATACCATCGAGGCAGTTAAAGAAACAATGAGTATTCCTCAGGATTTTACTACCTCTGATAAATTCTTTTCTCCATTAGTAAAAAACATTGCTAAAGAAGAAGGGATTTCTATTGCTGAACTTGAGGGAATGCAAGGCTCAGGAAAAGATGGACGCGTTACAAAAGAAGATATTTTAAAATATATTGAAGATCGTAAATCTGGCGTAGTAACTCCAAAAGTTACTGAACCTGCAAAAACGGTTGAACCAGTAAAAGCTGCGGAGTCAGTGGTTCAAAAAAGTCAGCAAGCCGTTCCGGTTTCTGTAAATGGGGGTGACGAAATCATCGAAATGGACAGAATGCGTAAACTGATTTCAGGATACATGGTTGCTTCTGTGCAAACTTCAGCTCACGTACAATCTTTTATTGAGGTTGATGTAACAAACATTGTAAAATGGAGAGATAAAGTTAAAACCGCTTTCGAAAAAAGAGAAGGCGAGAAGTTGACTTTTACGCCAATTATGATGGAAGCAGTTGCAAAAGCATTGAAAGATTTCCCAGGAATGAATATTTCTGTTGATGGTGATTATATCATCAAAAAGAAAAATATAAATTTAGGAATGGCAGCAGCTCTGCCAAACGGAAACTTAATTGTGCCTGTAATTAAAAATGCAGATCAGTTAAACCTGGTTGGAATGGCAAAAGCCGTTAATGATTTAGGAAATCGTGCAAAAACCGGAAAATTAAAACCAGACGATACGCAAGGTGGAACTTATACGGTAACAAACGTTGGTACTTTTGGAAGTGTTTTTGGAACCCCAATTATCAATCAGCCTCAGGTTGGAATCCTGGCTCTTGGTGCTATTCGTAAAGTGCCAGCGGTTATAGAAACTCCGGAAGGTGATTTTATCGGAATTCGCCAGAAAATGTTCTTGTCGCACTCTTACGATCACAGAGTTGTTGATGGAGCTTTAGGAGGAAGTTTTGTGAAAAGAGTAGCTGAATATTTAGAGGCTTTTGATGTAGACAGAGATTTCTAA
- a CDS encoding undecaprenyl-phosphate glucose phosphotransferase, giving the protein MKILKELSRFHFSRYFKLLFVIWDIILLNISIIFSAFLRFGALDKLFLKEVQTISLLGNLVWIALLLYRDSYRIIRIEPIESIVARTIKKVLIHAAITAIFVVFLKYSDISRLRLVYFYFCFFGLLMISRYLSMKLLKYIRTKGYNFRNFIIVGANDAGERIRKTLAKDLTYGYRFLGFFDEKLDPFAFISSPLLGGFDDIEQFIINEEVDEMYVALHIDNIEVINKIIQICEHHMVRVKFIPDFQLYTKSNKVELSFYENTPVLMFRPEPLEFTVNRLLKKAFDVVFSSLVIVLIFPWLFPIIMLLIKLESPGPILFKQERSGRDNRSFTCWKFRSMRLNGAADKKQAKKGDSRVTKFGAFMRKTSIDELPQFFNVFFGDMSVVGPRPHMVNHTKQYSELINNYLVRQYAKPGITGWAQVNGYRGETKELIDMENRVEYDIWYIENWSLLLDIKIIIKTVINVVGGEENAY; this is encoded by the coding sequence ATGAAAATTTTAAAAGAATTATCTCGATTTCATTTCTCCCGTTATTTTAAACTGCTGTTTGTAATATGGGATATTATATTGCTTAATATCTCTATTATCTTTTCAGCTTTTTTAAGATTTGGGGCTTTGGATAAGCTATTTTTAAAAGAAGTGCAAACTATTTCTTTACTTGGTAATTTAGTCTGGATTGCTTTGCTTCTTTATAGAGATTCCTATAGGATTATAAGGATAGAGCCAATTGAATCTATAGTAGCCAGAACTATAAAAAAAGTACTTATTCATGCAGCAATAACAGCTATTTTTGTTGTGTTCTTAAAATATTCGGACATTTCTCGACTTCGATTAGTTTATTTTTATTTTTGTTTTTTTGGGTTATTGATGATTTCTCGTTATTTATCGATGAAACTTCTGAAATACATAAGGACTAAAGGATATAATTTTAGAAATTTTATTATTGTTGGAGCAAATGACGCGGGAGAACGCATACGAAAAACGTTAGCAAAAGATTTAACATATGGTTATCGATTTTTAGGCTTTTTTGATGAGAAGTTAGATCCATTTGCTTTTATTTCTTCTCCCCTACTCGGTGGATTCGATGATATAGAACAATTTATTATAAATGAAGAGGTAGATGAGATGTATGTGGCACTGCATATTGACAATATTGAGGTAATTAATAAAATAATTCAGATCTGTGAACATCATATGGTAAGGGTTAAGTTTATTCCAGATTTTCAATTGTATACAAAATCAAACAAGGTGGAACTTTCATTTTACGAAAATACACCGGTATTAATGTTCCGTCCGGAACCTCTTGAGTTTACGGTAAATCGATTATTAAAAAAGGCTTTTGATGTTGTTTTTTCTTCTCTGGTTATTGTATTGATTTTTCCATGGTTATTTCCAATAATTATGTTACTAATAAAATTGGAATCTCCAGGCCCGATTCTTTTTAAACAGGAGCGTTCCGGAAGAGATAATCGTTCCTTTACCTGTTGGAAATTTAGAAGTATGCGTCTTAACGGTGCCGCCGATAAAAAACAGGCAAAAAAGGGAGATAGCCGTGTGACAAAATTTGGAGCTTTTATGCGTAAAACAAGTATCGATGAGTTGCCACAGTTTTTTAATGTTTTTTTTGGTGATATGTCCGTTGTGGGGCCGCGACCTCATATGGTAAATCATACCAAACAATATAGTGAACTTATCAATAATTATTTAGTACGTCAGTATGCTAAACCAGGTATTACGGGATGGGCTCAGGTAAATGGTTATCGCGGAGAAACGAAAGAATTAATTGATATGGAAAACAGAGTGGAATATGATATCTGGTATATCGAAAATTGGAGTTTGCTCCTGGATATAAAAATAATAATAAAAACAGTTATCAATGTTGTTGGCGGAGAAGAAAATGCATATTGA
- a CDS encoding glycosyltransferase family 2 protein: MQLSVIILNYNVRYFLEQCVLSVQEAIATLDAEIIVIDNNSTDDSCLMMEERFPSVKLIQNRENFGFPKGNNIGISQAKGKYICILNPDTVVAEDTFIKILAFAERQANLGIIGCKLIDGTGNFLPESKRGIPTPWVALTKVFGLYKVFPKWKLFNQYYAQHIKENETGKVEILVGAFMFIQRDLYLELGGFDEDCFMYADDIDLSYRALQKQKSNYYFHEVTVLHYKGESTIKDEKYMNRFQEAMNFFYKKHFRKSWFFTFFIKIGIIVFSFIKMFQGKSKAKALPERYIFYSSNKILSEKLPSILKNKVVFLDFKKEKMVNSCLILKDAKAEIILDNQYVSFKKCIKIIETLKDKNITFKIFPKNASFIIGSDSRDDRGQIIKIE; encoded by the coding sequence ATGCAATTATCTGTAATTATCCTTAATTATAATGTGCGTTACTTTCTGGAACAATGTGTTTTAAGTGTTCAGGAAGCAATTGCAACGCTTGATGCTGAAATTATTGTCATTGATAATAATTCAACAGATGACAGCTGTTTGATGATGGAGGAACGCTTTCCATCTGTAAAATTGATTCAAAACAGAGAAAATTTTGGATTTCCAAAAGGGAATAATATTGGGATTTCGCAAGCAAAAGGAAAATACATTTGTATTCTGAATCCCGATACAGTTGTTGCAGAAGATACTTTTATTAAAATTTTAGCTTTCGCCGAACGACAGGCAAATCTCGGAATTATCGGCTGTAAATTAATTGACGGAACAGGGAATTTTCTACCAGAAAGCAAACGTGGAATTCCAACACCCTGGGTCGCTCTTACAAAAGTTTTTGGTTTGTATAAAGTTTTTCCAAAATGGAAACTTTTTAATCAATATTACGCCCAGCATATAAAAGAAAATGAAACCGGAAAAGTAGAAATACTTGTGGGTGCTTTTATGTTTATACAACGGGATTTGTATCTTGAACTCGGTGGTTTTGACGAAGATTGCTTTATGTATGCTGATGATATCGATTTGTCTTATCGTGCTTTACAAAAACAAAAATCAAATTATTACTTTCATGAAGTCACAGTGTTACATTATAAAGGAGAAAGCACTATAAAAGATGAAAAATACATGAATCGTTTTCAGGAAGCGATGAATTTCTTTTATAAGAAACATTTTAGGAAATCATGGTTTTTTACATTTTTTATTAAGATAGGAATTATAGTTTTCTCGTTCATCAAAATGTTTCAGGGGAAATCGAAGGCAAAAGCGTTACCTGAAAGGTATATTTTTTACTCTTCAAATAAAATTTTGTCTGAAAAATTGCCTTCTATTTTAAAAAATAAAGTGGTCTTTTTGGATTTCAAAAAAGAAAAAATGGTAAATTCGTGCCTGATTTTAAAGGATGCTAAGGCTGAGATAATTTTAGATAATCAGTATGTTTCATTTAAAAAATGTATCAAAATCATAGAAACTCTTAAAGATAAGAACATTACTTTTAAGATTTTCCCCAAAAATGCAAGTTTTATTATTGGAAGTGATTCGCGAGATGACAGAGGTCAAATTATAAAAATTGAGTAA